A single Anopheles arabiensis isolate DONGOLA chromosome 2, AaraD3, whole genome shotgun sequence DNA region contains:
- the LOC120908672 gene encoding rho guanine nucleotide exchange factor 18 isoform X5, producing MDGIHHNVLSEELLLLSSDDENDADLVIDYLSEDQSITPKCPEASACPQDIENYNDLKTTGAGSVIGSARTNGSHNSDAITNNHSNMVPIISVTPHSPGAKFNFLEDTLNQLQCLRESVAHMKNTTLQNTALGGIGSTVSSTKLFSSCPSLPDLTIANPINVWPHHHVLYGLNNDRRKSWTAIEDLTECTKSSHKSVSLSSLDSEEQESLRAAERLHNRTSRNSTGGISTHSLNEAELARDFEKVVAKRNLVPVVPRIPLQKSISTPSIAPVRNQNVKEDNLVSSRHLSDSEDETHDRSLLCVRDKNEEYPEHHEKRRKRGSLFFRKKKDKSKTKGQSSVCDACGAVINLATYKEHAVECKAKIAKKYFQAQPKPSSNKKSSANSYSDDVPLIRDEFLHEAPIGPHDLGAEPILGVAIDEHDSWSPSVPKEVVKALKDKQVKRQEHIYEFIMTEKHHVQTLLVMQKVFVESLQKHFSHLNLERMFPRLVELTELHTGFLRKLRLKQREHHVVDSIADILLDFFSSMSAQKLKSAYGEFCSNHRSALDTFKCYMTGDNVFAEWYKHCQQNPLLKKKGIPECILFVTQRLTKYPLLIDPLLKSSREDKIEQEKLQKAMSLVKEILVDVDARVADKEKEDRQLEIFKRIDAKSCATFKKDKFKKSDIISCNRKLRFEGVATLMQGRSKMQTVLVVVLSDCLFFLLENSHKYSFFTPENKAGVVSLQKLLIREKAGTESRGIYIISSNPAYPEMYELKVQNPKDKNVWIQSIRAAVIDCPSDESEAEDYMSMEQRQKIIDLKQANMREIISLGTTELEGKMRQKDFEQAILLEEKIALQLSLLLDNEQNAEQLGPAVESFISNYGSYRDLISDDCDTIEIWKRVLNSIQEISSLASSLYTAATGLPLSRSSSSVGERQSELFISPTLPKRAETFGGFDERRSKQLITAAGTGGGNLTMHSVNSRDAVLSTLSAGYFTNRETYEKREQQTNAHSSSSPLDVEALLMLANPYGQQKLLGSSNAPEGITSDLAKDQNYAALHVSHHLHTLLCIISQQMTTIQSLQHQLNNYRENPKTLYRHNDQLEELRNLQDKLQEEKTAWQKQKEQEERELEETKKSQKAQQEQIRAEQEDIRQQREQLYRKMEILSSQGLLLSPSVALPIPTGVVTSLDEALSVSEEHHVDSAFAGSIPASSMIGSSVTIDRKKDKWRTASITKTPPANLVSATNAAKINATNIKQQLPLKLSSLSSTKAGSTACNMVMSPNSGNVAAAAHGTNSGVTQMFPLKLADKKISSTGTPNHSRTGSSPAVIQQQIQVQSGNPATRTNTYPKIPERFRLRSSDNYPLSSGTTANSPVPQTYQYSPSTHSMGAMSSTPPPLVPARNTAHHESTGQRTSSPISSRHPSLQSPPKSSDTTTSKSDSNNKAKEEEVMYF from the exons ATGGATGGTATACATCATAATGTGTTATCAGAAGaacttttgttgttgtcatcAG ATGATGAGAATGACGCAGATTTGGTTATCGATTATTTGAGCGAAGATCAATCCATCACTCCGAAATGCCCGGAAGCTTCGGCTTGCCCACAAGACATTGAGAATTACAATGATCTGAAGACAACAGGTGCAGGAAGCGTAATCGGATCGGCAAGAACGAACGGTAGCCACAACAGTGACGCGATTACAAATAACCACAGCAACATGGTGCCAATTATAAGTGTCACCCCTCACAGCCCTGGAGCCAAGTTCAACTTCCTTG AGGACACTCTTAATCAACTACAATGTCTCCGGGAAAGTGTAGCGCACATGAAAAATACCACACTACAAAATACGGCTCTAGGGGGCATTGGCTCAACT GTATCCTCGACAAAGCTCTTTTCCTCATGTCCTTCGCTGCCCGATCTAACCATAGCCAACCCTATCAACGTTTGGCCGCATCACCATGTGTTGTATGGGTTAAACAATGATAGGCGAAAATCATGGACGGCTATCGAGGATTTAACAGAGTGCACAAAATCATCACACAAAAG TGTCAGTTTGTCGAGTCTCGACAGCGAAGAGCAGGAATCGTTGCGAGCAGCAGAACGGCTTCATAATCGAACTAGTCGAAATAGTACGGGTGGAATTTCGACACATTCTTTAAATGAGGCTGAACTAGCG AGAGACTTTGAGAAAGTAGTGGCCAAAAGAAATTTGGTTCCTGTGGTTCCAAGGATTCCGTTGCAGAAAAGCATATCGACTCCATCTATAGCTCCGGTTCGAAATCAAAATGTTAAGGAGGATAACCTAGTATC TTCGAGGCATCTTTCTGACAGTGAAGATGAAACTCATGATCGATCACTACTTTGTGTGAGAGATAAAAA TGAGGAATATCCCGAGCATCATGAAAAACGGCGTAAACGTGGGTCGTTATTCTTTCGTAAGAAGAAAgataaatcaaaaacaaaagggcAATCTTCTGTTTGTGACG CATGCGGAGCTGTAATAAACCTGGCTACATACAAAGAGCATGCCGTAGAATGCAAAGCAAAAATTGCAAAG AAATACTTTCAAGCTCAGCCAAAACCTAGCTCCAACAAGAAGAGCTCTGCCAACAG TTATTCTGACGACGTGCCGCTAATAAGAGACGAATTTCTGCACGAAGCGCCTATTGGCCCACATGATCTGGGTGCTGAACCTATCTTAGGCGTTGCAATCGATGAACATGACTCGTGGAGCCCCAGTGTCCCCAAAGAAGTTGTTAAAGCATTAAAAGATAAACAG GTGAAACGACAAGAACACATTTATGAATTTATCATGACTGAGAAGCATCATGTTCAAACATTACTAGTCATGCAGAAGGTATTTGTGGAGAGTCTTCAGAAACACTTCAGCCATCTGAACCTAGAACGGATGTTTCCCCGACTTGTTGAGTTAACCGAGTTACATACGGGATTTCTTCGTAAGCTGAGATTAAAACAAAGAGAACATCACGTAGTTGACAGCATCGCCGACATCTTGCTCGATTTCTTTTCCTCTATGTCGGCTCAAAAGCTTAAAAGCGCTTATGGTGAATTTTGTTCAAATCATCGATCTGCATTGGATACGTTCAAGTGTTATATGACTGGCGACAACGTTTTTGCTGAATGGTATAAGCATTGTCAGCAGAATCCACTTTTAAAGAAGAAAGGCATTCCTGAGTGTATTCTGTTTGTCACTCAGCGCCTAACTAAATACCCTTTGTTGATCGATCCGTTGTTGAAGAGTTCTCGCGAGGATAAAATTGAACAAGAGAAGCTACAGAAAGCGATGTCGCTGGTAAAAGAGATACTAGTTGATGTGGATGCTAGGGTGGCCGATAAGGAGAAAGAGGATCGTCAATTAGAGATATTCAAAAGAATCGATGCCAAGTCTTGTGCTACATTTAAAAAGGACAAATTCAAAAAGTCGGACATAATATCGTGTAACAGAAAATTGAG ATTTGAGGGAGTGGCCACTCTGATGCAAGGACGATCGAAAATGCAGACCGTGCTGGTGGTTGTCTTGTCGGATTGcctgttttttcttttagaaAACTCgcataaatattcatttttcacTCCCGAGAATAAG GCTGGTGTTGTTTCATTGCAAAAGCTTTTAATTCGCGAAAAGGCTGGTACAGAATCAAGAGGTATTTACATAATATCTTCTAATCCGGCTTATCCGGAAATGTACGAACTGAAGGTACAAAATCCAAAAgataaaaatgtatggattCAATCAATACG CGCTGCTGTCATCGACTGTCCCTCGGATGAGTCGGAAGCAGAAGACTACATGAGCATGGAACAGCGACAAAAAATCATAGATCTGAAGCAAGCCAATATGAGAGAAATAATTT CTCTCGGAACAACCGAATTGGAAG GTAAAATGCGACAGAAAGACTTTGAGCAAGCCATATTGCTCGAAGAAAAGATTGCACTGCAGCTGAGCTTGTTGCTGGATAATGAGCAAAACGCTGAGCAGCTGGGTCCCGCTGTAGAGTCTTTTATCTCGAACTACGGATCGTATAGAGATCTTATTTCCGATGACTGTGATACTATAGAAATATGGAAACGGGTGTTGAACTCTATTCAAGAAATAAGTTCTCTGGCTTCATCGCTCTATACGGCTGCTACGGGATTACCGCTATCTAGGTCCAGTAGCTCGGTTGGCGAACGTCAGAGTGAGTTGTTTATATCTCCTACTTTACCAAAACGAGCAGAAACGTTTGGTGGATTTGACGAACGTCGATCCAAGCAACTTATCACAGCTGCAGGAACTGGTGGTGGTAATTTGACAATGCACAGTGTCAACTCAAGAGATGCCGTTCTTTCAACATTATCTGCTGGATATTTTACCAACCGCGAAACGTATGAGAAACGCGAACAACAGACAAATGCTCATTCCTCGTCCTCCCCGTTGGACGTGGAGGCATTGTTGATGCTGGCTAATCCGTACGGTCAACAGAAACTTttgggcagcagcaacgcCCCAGAGGGGATCACATCTGACCTAGCCAAAGATCAGAATTACGCAGCATTACACGTATCACATCATTTGCATACCCTGCTTTGCATTATTTCACAACAAATGACAACTATTCAGAGCCTGCAACATCAGTTAAACAATTATCGCGAAAATCCAAAAACTCTGTATCGGCATAACGACCAGCTGGAAGAGCTGCGCAACTTACAGGATAAATTACAAGAGGAAAAGACAGCttggcaaaagcaaaaagaacaaGAGGAGCGAGAGCTCGAAGAAACTAAAAAGTCACAAAAAGCACAACAGGAACAAATACGAGCTGAGCAGGAAGATATCAGACAGCAACGCGAACAGTTGTATCGCAAGATGGAAATATTATCCAGCCAAGGACTTTTGCTTTCACCCAGC GTTGCGCTACCAATACCAACCGGGGTAGTTACTTCTTTAGACGAGGCTCTAAGTGTTAGTGAAGAGCATCACGTTGATAGTGCGTTCGCTGGAAGCATCCCGGCAAGTTCGATGATTGGATCTTCTGTTACAATCGATCGCAAAAAGGATAAATGGCGAACAGCAAGCA TCACGAAGACACCTCCAGCTAACTTAGTGAGCGCAACCAATGCAGCAAAGATCAAtgcaacaaacataaaacagcAGCTCCCGTTAAAACTATCCTCGTTATCTAG TACAAAGGCTGGTTCTACTGCATGTAACATGGTAATGTCACCTAACAGTGGTAATGTAGCTGCGGCTGCTCATGGAACAAATAGTGGTGTGACACAAATGTTTCCCTTGAAGCTTGCAGACAAGAAG ATTTCTTCCACTGGTACTCCGAATCATTCACGGACCGGCAGCAGTCCTGCCGTGATACAGCAGCAAATTCAAGTACAATCGGGCAATCCTGCTACTAG AACCAATACCTATCCAAAAATACCTGAACGCTTTCGCCTAAGAAGTTCGGACAACTATCCTCTTTCATCTGGCACCACGGCCAATTCGCCTGTTCCTCAAACGTATCAGTATTCGCCGTCGACACACTCTATGGGAGCAATGTCTTCGACTCCTCCGCCACTCGTTCCTGCTAGAAACACGGCTCACCACGAATCAACCGGACAGCGTACTTCCTCGCCAATATCCTCCCGTCATCCTAGCCTGCAATCTCCTCCTAAATCATCCGACACTACGACAAGTAAAAgtgacagcaacaacaaagccAAAGAGGAAGAAGTTATGTACTTTTGA
- the LOC120908672 gene encoding rho guanine nucleotide exchange factor 18 isoform X1: MDGIHHNVLSEELLLLSSDDENDADLVIDYLSEDQSITPKCPEASACPQDIENYNDLKTTGAGSVIGSARTNGSHNSDAITNNHSNMVPIISVTPHSPGAKFNFLEDTLNQLQCLRESVAHMKNTTLQNTALGGIGSTVSSTKLFSSCPSLPDLTIANPINVWPHHHVLYGLNNDRRKSWTAIEDLTECTKSSHKSVSLSSLDSEEQESLRAAERLHNRTSRNSTGGISTHSLNEAELARDFEKVVAKRNLVPVVPRIPLQKSISTPSIAPVRNQNVKEDNLVSSRHLSDSEDETHDRSLLCVRDKNEEYPEHHEKRRKRGSLFFRKKKDKSKTKGQSSVCDACGAVINLATYKEHAVECKAKIAKKYFQAQPKPSSNKKSSANSGKKMTGCYSPWRLVANKLGVVSQHASHNSSQHDDQGRDYYDGNVHNDNANYSDDVPLIRDEFLHEAPIGPHDLGAEPILGVAIDEHDSWSPSVPKEVVKALKDKQVKRQEHIYEFIMTEKHHVQTLLVMQKVFVESLQKHFSHLNLERMFPRLVELTELHTGFLRKLRLKQREHHVVDSIADILLDFFSSMSAQKLKSAYGEFCSNHRSALDTFKCYMTGDNVFAEWYKHCQQNPLLKKKGIPECILFVTQRLTKYPLLIDPLLKSSREDKIEQEKLQKAMSLVKEILVDVDARVADKEKEDRQLEIFKRIDAKSCATFKKDKFKKSDIISCNRKLRFEGVATLMQGRSKMQTVLVVVLSDCLFFLLENSHKYSFFTPENKAGVVSLQKLLIREKAGTESRGIYIISSNPAYPEMYELKVQNPKDKNVWIQSIRAAVIDCPSDESEAEDYMSMEQRQKIIDLKQANMREIISLGTTELEGKMRQKDFEQAILLEEKIALQLSLLLDNEQNAEQLGPAVESFISNYGSYRDLISDDCDTIEIWKRVLNSIQEISSLASSLYTAATGLPLSRSSSSVGERQSELFISPTLPKRAETFGGFDERRSKQLITAAGTGGGNLTMHSVNSRDAVLSTLSAGYFTNRETYEKREQQTNAHSSSSPLDVEALLMLANPYGQQKLLGSSNAPEGITSDLAKDQNYAALHVSHHLHTLLCIISQQMTTIQSLQHQLNNYRENPKTLYRHNDQLEELRNLQDKLQEEKTAWQKQKEQEERELEETKKSQKAQQEQIRAEQEDIRQQREQLYRKMEILSSQGLLLSPSVALPIPTGVVTSLDEALSVSEEHHVDSAFAGSIPASSMIGSSVTIDRKKDKWRTASITKTPPANLVSATNAAKINATNIKQQLPLKLSSLSSTKAGSTACNMVMSPNSGNVAAAAHGTNSGVTQMFPLKLADKKISSTGTPNHSRTGSSPAVIQQQIQVQSGNPATRTNTYPKIPERFRLRSSDNYPLSSGTTANSPVPQTYQYSPSTHSMGAMSSTPPPLVPARNTAHHESTGQRTSSPISSRHPSLQSPPKSSDTTTSKSDSNNKAKEEEVMYF; this comes from the exons ATGGATGGTATACATCATAATGTGTTATCAGAAGaacttttgttgttgtcatcAG ATGATGAGAATGACGCAGATTTGGTTATCGATTATTTGAGCGAAGATCAATCCATCACTCCGAAATGCCCGGAAGCTTCGGCTTGCCCACAAGACATTGAGAATTACAATGATCTGAAGACAACAGGTGCAGGAAGCGTAATCGGATCGGCAAGAACGAACGGTAGCCACAACAGTGACGCGATTACAAATAACCACAGCAACATGGTGCCAATTATAAGTGTCACCCCTCACAGCCCTGGAGCCAAGTTCAACTTCCTTG AGGACACTCTTAATCAACTACAATGTCTCCGGGAAAGTGTAGCGCACATGAAAAATACCACACTACAAAATACGGCTCTAGGGGGCATTGGCTCAACT GTATCCTCGACAAAGCTCTTTTCCTCATGTCCTTCGCTGCCCGATCTAACCATAGCCAACCCTATCAACGTTTGGCCGCATCACCATGTGTTGTATGGGTTAAACAATGATAGGCGAAAATCATGGACGGCTATCGAGGATTTAACAGAGTGCACAAAATCATCACACAAAAG TGTCAGTTTGTCGAGTCTCGACAGCGAAGAGCAGGAATCGTTGCGAGCAGCAGAACGGCTTCATAATCGAACTAGTCGAAATAGTACGGGTGGAATTTCGACACATTCTTTAAATGAGGCTGAACTAGCG AGAGACTTTGAGAAAGTAGTGGCCAAAAGAAATTTGGTTCCTGTGGTTCCAAGGATTCCGTTGCAGAAAAGCATATCGACTCCATCTATAGCTCCGGTTCGAAATCAAAATGTTAAGGAGGATAACCTAGTATC TTCGAGGCATCTTTCTGACAGTGAAGATGAAACTCATGATCGATCACTACTTTGTGTGAGAGATAAAAA TGAGGAATATCCCGAGCATCATGAAAAACGGCGTAAACGTGGGTCGTTATTCTTTCGTAAGAAGAAAgataaatcaaaaacaaaagggcAATCTTCTGTTTGTGACG CATGCGGAGCTGTAATAAACCTGGCTACATACAAAGAGCATGCCGTAGAATGCAAAGCAAAAATTGCAAAG AAATACTTTCAAGCTCAGCCAAAACCTAGCTCCAACAAGAAGAGCTCTGCCAACAG tggCAAAAAAATGACTGGATGTTACTCTCCGTGGCGATTGGTTGCTAACAAATTAGGCGTGGTATCACAACACGCTAG CCACAATTCCTCGCAACACGATGATCAGGGTAGAGACTATTATGATGGAAACGTGCATAATGATAACGCTAA TTATTCTGACGACGTGCCGCTAATAAGAGACGAATTTCTGCACGAAGCGCCTATTGGCCCACATGATCTGGGTGCTGAACCTATCTTAGGCGTTGCAATCGATGAACATGACTCGTGGAGCCCCAGTGTCCCCAAAGAAGTTGTTAAAGCATTAAAAGATAAACAG GTGAAACGACAAGAACACATTTATGAATTTATCATGACTGAGAAGCATCATGTTCAAACATTACTAGTCATGCAGAAGGTATTTGTGGAGAGTCTTCAGAAACACTTCAGCCATCTGAACCTAGAACGGATGTTTCCCCGACTTGTTGAGTTAACCGAGTTACATACGGGATTTCTTCGTAAGCTGAGATTAAAACAAAGAGAACATCACGTAGTTGACAGCATCGCCGACATCTTGCTCGATTTCTTTTCCTCTATGTCGGCTCAAAAGCTTAAAAGCGCTTATGGTGAATTTTGTTCAAATCATCGATCTGCATTGGATACGTTCAAGTGTTATATGACTGGCGACAACGTTTTTGCTGAATGGTATAAGCATTGTCAGCAGAATCCACTTTTAAAGAAGAAAGGCATTCCTGAGTGTATTCTGTTTGTCACTCAGCGCCTAACTAAATACCCTTTGTTGATCGATCCGTTGTTGAAGAGTTCTCGCGAGGATAAAATTGAACAAGAGAAGCTACAGAAAGCGATGTCGCTGGTAAAAGAGATACTAGTTGATGTGGATGCTAGGGTGGCCGATAAGGAGAAAGAGGATCGTCAATTAGAGATATTCAAAAGAATCGATGCCAAGTCTTGTGCTACATTTAAAAAGGACAAATTCAAAAAGTCGGACATAATATCGTGTAACAGAAAATTGAG ATTTGAGGGAGTGGCCACTCTGATGCAAGGACGATCGAAAATGCAGACCGTGCTGGTGGTTGTCTTGTCGGATTGcctgttttttcttttagaaAACTCgcataaatattcatttttcacTCCCGAGAATAAG GCTGGTGTTGTTTCATTGCAAAAGCTTTTAATTCGCGAAAAGGCTGGTACAGAATCAAGAGGTATTTACATAATATCTTCTAATCCGGCTTATCCGGAAATGTACGAACTGAAGGTACAAAATCCAAAAgataaaaatgtatggattCAATCAATACG CGCTGCTGTCATCGACTGTCCCTCGGATGAGTCGGAAGCAGAAGACTACATGAGCATGGAACAGCGACAAAAAATCATAGATCTGAAGCAAGCCAATATGAGAGAAATAATTT CTCTCGGAACAACCGAATTGGAAG GTAAAATGCGACAGAAAGACTTTGAGCAAGCCATATTGCTCGAAGAAAAGATTGCACTGCAGCTGAGCTTGTTGCTGGATAATGAGCAAAACGCTGAGCAGCTGGGTCCCGCTGTAGAGTCTTTTATCTCGAACTACGGATCGTATAGAGATCTTATTTCCGATGACTGTGATACTATAGAAATATGGAAACGGGTGTTGAACTCTATTCAAGAAATAAGTTCTCTGGCTTCATCGCTCTATACGGCTGCTACGGGATTACCGCTATCTAGGTCCAGTAGCTCGGTTGGCGAACGTCAGAGTGAGTTGTTTATATCTCCTACTTTACCAAAACGAGCAGAAACGTTTGGTGGATTTGACGAACGTCGATCCAAGCAACTTATCACAGCTGCAGGAACTGGTGGTGGTAATTTGACAATGCACAGTGTCAACTCAAGAGATGCCGTTCTTTCAACATTATCTGCTGGATATTTTACCAACCGCGAAACGTATGAGAAACGCGAACAACAGACAAATGCTCATTCCTCGTCCTCCCCGTTGGACGTGGAGGCATTGTTGATGCTGGCTAATCCGTACGGTCAACAGAAACTTttgggcagcagcaacgcCCCAGAGGGGATCACATCTGACCTAGCCAAAGATCAGAATTACGCAGCATTACACGTATCACATCATTTGCATACCCTGCTTTGCATTATTTCACAACAAATGACAACTATTCAGAGCCTGCAACATCAGTTAAACAATTATCGCGAAAATCCAAAAACTCTGTATCGGCATAACGACCAGCTGGAAGAGCTGCGCAACTTACAGGATAAATTACAAGAGGAAAAGACAGCttggcaaaagcaaaaagaacaaGAGGAGCGAGAGCTCGAAGAAACTAAAAAGTCACAAAAAGCACAACAGGAACAAATACGAGCTGAGCAGGAAGATATCAGACAGCAACGCGAACAGTTGTATCGCAAGATGGAAATATTATCCAGCCAAGGACTTTTGCTTTCACCCAGC GTTGCGCTACCAATACCAACCGGGGTAGTTACTTCTTTAGACGAGGCTCTAAGTGTTAGTGAAGAGCATCACGTTGATAGTGCGTTCGCTGGAAGCATCCCGGCAAGTTCGATGATTGGATCTTCTGTTACAATCGATCGCAAAAAGGATAAATGGCGAACAGCAAGCA TCACGAAGACACCTCCAGCTAACTTAGTGAGCGCAACCAATGCAGCAAAGATCAAtgcaacaaacataaaacagcAGCTCCCGTTAAAACTATCCTCGTTATCTAG TACAAAGGCTGGTTCTACTGCATGTAACATGGTAATGTCACCTAACAGTGGTAATGTAGCTGCGGCTGCTCATGGAACAAATAGTGGTGTGACACAAATGTTTCCCTTGAAGCTTGCAGACAAGAAG ATTTCTTCCACTGGTACTCCGAATCATTCACGGACCGGCAGCAGTCCTGCCGTGATACAGCAGCAAATTCAAGTACAATCGGGCAATCCTGCTACTAG AACCAATACCTATCCAAAAATACCTGAACGCTTTCGCCTAAGAAGTTCGGACAACTATCCTCTTTCATCTGGCACCACGGCCAATTCGCCTGTTCCTCAAACGTATCAGTATTCGCCGTCGACACACTCTATGGGAGCAATGTCTTCGACTCCTCCGCCACTCGTTCCTGCTAGAAACACGGCTCACCACGAATCAACCGGACAGCGTACTTCCTCGCCAATATCCTCCCGTCATCCTAGCCTGCAATCTCCTCCTAAATCATCCGACACTACGACAAGTAAAAgtgacagcaacaacaaagccAAAGAGGAAGAAGTTATGTACTTTTGA